In Solanum stenotomum isolate F172 chromosome 6, ASM1918654v1, whole genome shotgun sequence, one DNA window encodes the following:
- the LOC125867845 gene encoding uncharacterized protein LOC125867845, which translates to MAEASSSRITITLGRSGQVVKKAGPALDHPFPDSGPAVGNKRSVRDRLGSIADSTTEFNNKRQRGDGSRLGSRASSGIEDGRLGKDDLRYKIMRKTALDRGQSNGQQNGVDLRDFLSRPAQSSTAKPSSRQHIPDQRDNRQRVPEPRDNRARVPEPRDNRARVPEPRDNRPRVSDPRDDRQHMLDSRGSREYLPEIKDSRQYMPEARDFRGHRPELKDGRYNTPESRSVSILGRAPSARNADALPMMDSIRNSYSPWTLDRLRRRSPDGVHSSSRGISPPRRGEELQRRPPVTPYDDPRLSSYTRKDVSELSRPMTSTGYLSNTSQPAGPGKTVAPLRAPIPQSRSLLQKSSYAVEDQPTVDSFLHSLGLEKYAIHFKAEEVDLYSLKQMGDNDLKELGVPMGPRKKILLALASRARRQV; encoded by the exons ATGGCGGAGGCTTCGAGTTCTCGAATTACAATCACCCTAGGACGCAGCGGTCAG GTGGTAAAGAAGGCAGGACCTGCATTAGATCATCCCTTTCCTGATTCAGGGCCAGCAGTTGGGAATAAACGGTCTGTCAGAGATAGACTAGGTAGCATTGCAGATTCAACAACTGAATTCAATAATAAACG TCAGCGAGGAGATGGAAGTAGATTGGGCTCTCGTGCCTCTAGTGGCATTGAAG ATGGGCGGCTTGGTAAAGATGACCTGCGATATAAAATCATGCGGAAAACTGCACTTGACCGAGGCCAAAGCAATGGCCAGCAGAATGGGGTGGATCTTCGTGATTTCCTATCAAGGCCTGCTCAGTCTTCAACAGCAAAACCTAGTTCACGGCAGCACATACCTGATCAGAGGGATAATAGACAACGAGTACCTGAGCCGAGGGATAATAGAGCACGAGTACCTGAGCCAAGGGATAATAGAGCACGAGTACCTGAGCCGAGGGATAATAGACCACGAGTATCTGATCCAAGGGATGATAGACAGCATATGCTTGATTCAAGAGGTTCTAGAGAATATTTGCCTGAAATCAAAGATTCAAGACAGTACATGCCTGAAGCCAGGGATTTTAGAGGGCACCGTCCGGAGCTAAAGGATGGTAGGTATAATACACCCGAGTCAAGGAGTGTGAGCATACTGGGACGAGCTCCCTCGGCAAGAAATGCAGATGCTTTACCCATGATGGACTCAATAAGGAATTCTTATTCCCCCTGGACACTGGATCGTTTAAGGCGAAGATCACCAGATGGAGTTCATAGTTCTTCTAGAGGTATTTCACCACCAAGGAGAGGGGAGGAACTGCAGAGAAGACCTCCAGTGACGCCTTATGATGACCCGAGACTCAGTTCATACACAAGGAAAGATGTCTCTGAGCTTTCACGCCCCATGACTTCTACAGGTTACCTGTCAAACACATCCCAACCTGCCGGGCCTGGAAAGACTGTCGCCCCATTGCGTGCCCCAATCCCTCAATCGCGGAGTCTACTGCAGAAAAGTTCATATGCA GTTGAGGATCAACCTACTGTTGATAGCTTTTTGCACTCGTTGGGTCTAGAGAAATATGCTATCCATTTCAAGGCTGAGGAA